One Streptomyces sp. NBC_00554 DNA segment encodes these proteins:
- a CDS encoding TetR/AcrR family transcriptional regulator, with protein MTTRTRSEERRAEIVRAALEVIAERGYRGASLAAVAERVGLTQQGLLHHFPTKEALLVAVLKERDQWDAVPNTQWRVDLLSSLVEYNAMRPGIIQTFSALLGESVTEGHPAREFFTQRYAAVRASMASVLRAEYGERLPNGLSPERAAPLLVAVMDGLQYQWLLDPESVDMPGAFRDFLTLLGENPPPDSLSGSPSDSPPGEG; from the coding sequence ATGACCACCAGGACCAGGAGTGAGGAACGGCGCGCGGAGATCGTGCGCGCGGCCCTGGAGGTGATCGCCGAACGCGGTTACCGGGGTGCGAGCCTGGCCGCGGTCGCCGAGCGCGTGGGCCTCACCCAGCAGGGGCTGCTGCACCACTTCCCCACCAAGGAGGCCCTGCTCGTCGCCGTCCTCAAGGAGCGCGACCAGTGGGACGCGGTCCCCAACACCCAGTGGCGGGTCGACCTGCTCAGCTCGCTCGTCGAGTACAACGCCATGCGGCCCGGGATCATCCAGACCTTCTCGGCACTGCTCGGCGAGAGCGTCACGGAGGGGCACCCCGCCCGCGAGTTCTTCACCCAGCGGTACGCGGCCGTGCGGGCGAGCATGGCTTCGGTACTGCGCGCCGAGTACGGGGAGCGGCTCCCGAACGGACTCAGCCCGGAGCGCGCCGCCCCCCTCCTGGTCGCGGTGATGGACGGACTCCAGTACCAGTGGCTGCTTGACCCGGAGTCGGTGGACATGCCGGGCGCGTTCAGGGACTTTCTTACGCTGCTGGGCGAGAATCCCCCGCCGGACTCCCTGTCGGGCTCCCCGTCGGACTCCCCGCCGGGCGAGGGCTGA
- a CDS encoding pyroglutamyl peptidase, which translates to MTHIRVRIGVLGLALVAGLSAAPNASAASSAAETFTVEELRLDKAAPQEILARSGFDSVAPEFARALGSADSYAQAERIVVRQGSQLWTRAVDRAQGRGPAGGDLSRDDDRPLYWARLSMTREVRQWEPEFGLTDAQRDKLLGKLEETSRGQNAIRYPHGKSVKRILVTGFDPFTLDRDIRISNPSGATALALDGTTIQTADGPARVETAMFPVRWQDFADQTVERTLRKQLPRVDLFTTVSQGRVGRFDVERTNGAWRGGFPDNENLSRTETVPVTDPASQPQWTSTTLPYKAIVDASTGRFPVYDNTSVTEIPAGGTEQVVRPDGPTPGSVARSGGGGNYLSNEIAYRATLLRDRLGLHDELPGGHVHTPVLQFGTGNTDPATGTVTDPEFVQNRLDIIAQVRAILTVAVDAGQPS; encoded by the coding sequence TTGACGCACATACGTGTTCGGATCGGCGTACTCGGACTGGCCCTGGTGGCGGGGCTCTCGGCGGCGCCCAACGCGTCCGCCGCCTCTTCGGCCGCCGAGACCTTCACCGTGGAGGAGCTGCGGCTCGACAAGGCCGCGCCTCAGGAGATCCTGGCGCGCTCCGGATTCGACTCCGTGGCACCGGAGTTCGCGCGGGCGCTGGGCAGCGCCGACTCGTACGCGCAGGCCGAGCGCATCGTCGTACGGCAGGGTTCGCAGCTGTGGACTCGTGCGGTGGACCGGGCACAGGGCCGGGGCCCGGCGGGCGGAGATCTGAGCCGGGACGACGACCGGCCGCTGTACTGGGCGCGGCTGAGCATGACACGCGAAGTGCGCCAGTGGGAGCCGGAGTTCGGGCTCACGGATGCCCAACGAGACAAGCTGTTGGGCAAGTTGGAGGAGACCTCGCGCGGCCAGAACGCCATCCGCTACCCGCACGGCAAGAGCGTGAAGCGGATCCTGGTCACCGGATTCGACCCGTTCACGCTGGACCGTGACATCCGGATCTCCAACCCCTCCGGAGCCACCGCCCTCGCCCTCGACGGCACGACGATCCAGACCGCGGACGGGCCTGCACGCGTCGAGACGGCCATGTTCCCCGTCCGCTGGCAGGACTTCGCCGACCAGACGGTGGAACGGACACTGCGGAAGCAGCTCCCCCGCGTGGACCTGTTCACGACGGTGAGCCAGGGCCGGGTCGGCCGGTTCGACGTGGAGCGGACCAACGGGGCCTGGCGGGGCGGTTTCCCCGACAACGAGAACCTCTCGCGGACCGAGACCGTCCCGGTCACCGATCCGGCCTCGCAGCCGCAGTGGACGTCAACGACCCTGCCGTACAAGGCGATCGTGGACGCGAGCACGGGCCGCTTCCCGGTGTACGACAACACGTCGGTAACCGAGATCCCGGCGGGCGGCACGGAGCAGGTCGTACGTCCGGACGGTCCGACCCCGGGCTCGGTGGCCCGTTCCGGGGGCGGCGGGAACTACCTCTCCAACGAGATCGCGTACCGCGCGACGCTGCTGCGCGACCGGCTCGGGCTGCATGACGAGTTGCCGGGTGGGCATGTGCACACGCCGGTGCTGCAGTTCGGGACCGGCAACACGGACCCGGCGACCGGGACCGTCACCGACCCCGAGTTCGTACAGAACCGGCTGGACATCATCGCGCAGGTGCGGGCGATCCTGACGGTGGCGGTGGACGCGGGTCAGCCCTCCTGA
- a CDS encoding LysR family transcriptional regulator, with translation MQNAHDNLTGGAVGAAADAVGTGEDAPDLSTVWLRVFLDVARHGSFTVAARTLGWTQSAVSRQISSLESALGGAPLFDRLPRGVRLTEAGRILVPHAEAVVERLQGAERELTALREVAGGRLRVGAFATADAALVPRTIAAFRTRHPGVRLTREEGLTPVLLERLSAGSLDLAIVSTTGRAPLDAYTLHHLLDESLYVAVPAGHPLAAEPSVRLPQLADADWISGGSRPEGTLLDAALRHGFRPRVAHVVAEWTAKQGYVAAGLGVALIPALAAESVRPDITLLPVLDEAAPARAVYAATVRGRSLTPAAEAFLRALRETAAKIPT, from the coding sequence ATGCAGAACGCGCATGACAATCTGACGGGCGGCGCGGTCGGGGCTGCCGCGGACGCGGTCGGGACCGGCGAGGACGCTCCCGATCTCTCGACCGTGTGGCTGCGGGTGTTCCTGGACGTCGCCCGGCACGGTTCGTTCACCGTGGCGGCGCGCACCCTCGGGTGGACGCAGTCCGCGGTGTCGCGGCAGATCTCCTCGCTGGAGTCGGCGCTCGGCGGCGCCCCGCTCTTCGACCGGCTGCCCCGGGGCGTACGGCTGACGGAGGCCGGGCGGATCCTCGTGCCGCACGCCGAGGCCGTGGTCGAGCGGCTGCAGGGGGCGGAGCGCGAGTTGACGGCGCTACGGGAGGTGGCGGGCGGACGGCTGCGGGTGGGCGCCTTCGCCACGGCCGACGCCGCCCTCGTACCGCGGACCATCGCCGCGTTCCGCACCCGCCACCCGGGGGTGCGGCTCACCCGCGAGGAGGGGCTCACGCCCGTACTCCTGGAGCGGCTGTCCGCTGGCAGTCTGGACCTGGCGATCGTCTCGACGACGGGCCGGGCCCCGCTGGACGCGTACACACTGCACCACCTCCTCGACGAGTCCCTGTACGTCGCCGTCCCCGCCGGCCACCCGCTCGCCGCCGAGCCCTCGGTACGACTCCCCCAACTCGCCGACGCCGACTGGATCTCCGGCGGCTCCCGCCCCGAGGGCACCCTCCTCGACGCGGCCCTGCGGCACGGCTTCCGCCCGCGCGTGGCGCACGTCGTGGCCGAGTGGACCGCCAAGCAGGGATACGTCGCCGCCGGTCTCGGCGTGGCCCTGATCCCGGCGCTCGCCGCGGAGTCCGTACGTCCCGACATCACGCTGCTCCCGGTGCTCGACGAGGCCGCGCCCGCGCGGGCGGTGTACGCGGCGACGGTACGAGGGCGGTCCCTGACCCCGGCGGCGGAAGCGTTCCTGCGGGCACTGCGGGAGACGGCCGCGAAGATCCCCACCTGA
- a CDS encoding NAD(P)-dependent oxidoreductase, translating to MEKIAFLGLGHMGAPMARQLLGSGHPLTVWNRTAAKAEPLVAEGATLAATPAEAVRDADVVITMLAGPAALDAVADAVVPELRPGAYWVEMSTVGPDVIKELGARLKDGVTLVDAPVAGSTDRAAAGRLGILAGGDVAGVEHVLTHFGTVTRTGPLGSGAALKLVVNASVVGGVALVAEAMRLADALGVDEDTARNALTNGPLGGAVGRAFAEGVHFDTALAVKDADLATKAARLPVMEAVLEQFRRAAADPAVVHEDIAKAAAHIRRSS from the coding sequence ATGGAAAAGATCGCCTTTCTCGGACTCGGCCACATGGGCGCCCCAATGGCCCGCCAACTCCTGGGATCCGGACACCCGTTGACGGTGTGGAACCGCACCGCCGCCAAGGCGGAGCCGCTGGTCGCCGAGGGAGCCACGCTCGCCGCCACCCCGGCGGAGGCCGTGCGGGACGCGGATGTGGTGATCACGATGCTCGCCGGCCCGGCGGCGCTCGACGCGGTCGCGGACGCCGTCGTGCCGGAGCTGCGCCCGGGCGCGTACTGGGTGGAGATGTCGACCGTCGGCCCGGACGTGATCAAGGAACTGGGAGCCCGGCTCAAGGACGGTGTGACGCTCGTCGACGCGCCCGTGGCGGGCAGCACCGACAGGGCCGCCGCGGGGCGGCTCGGCATCCTCGCGGGCGGCGACGTGGCCGGTGTCGAGCATGTGCTGACGCACTTCGGCACGGTCACCCGCACCGGGCCCCTCGGCTCCGGCGCCGCGCTCAAGCTCGTCGTCAACGCTTCCGTCGTCGGCGGGGTCGCCCTTGTCGCCGAGGCGATGCGCCTGGCGGACGCCCTCGGAGTCGACGAGGACACCGCGCGCAACGCCCTCACCAACGGTCCGCTCGGCGGAGCCGTCGGCCGTGCCTTCGCCGAAGGCGTGCACTTCGACACCGCGCTCGCCGTGAAGGACGCCGACCTGGCGACGAAGGCGGCCCGACTCCCGGTCATGGAGGCGGTGTTGGAGCAGTTCAGGCGTGCTGCCGCGGACCCGGCCGTCGTCCACGAGGACATCGCGAAGGCCGCGGCCCACATCCGCCGCTCGTCCTGA
- a CDS encoding RidA family protein, which produces MQVTLDNPPSAPQPANAYYSQVARVELPGGGALLYLSGQVADGADLATQSRGVFETIDALLKAHGATLADIINIRTYLTDIGRLHEYGAVRREFLTGTAPTSMTFEAARLFKPDALVEVEVVAAVSPRPAGSPTGSPTGSPAGDSRPAA; this is translated from the coding sequence GTGCAGGTCACGCTCGACAACCCGCCCTCCGCACCGCAGCCCGCCAACGCCTACTACTCCCAGGTCGCCCGTGTCGAACTCCCGGGCGGCGGAGCCCTGTTGTACCTCTCCGGCCAGGTCGCCGACGGAGCTGACCTCGCCACCCAGAGCCGCGGCGTCTTCGAGACCATCGACGCCCTGCTGAAGGCGCACGGCGCGACCCTCGCGGACATCATCAACATCCGCACCTACCTGACGGACATCGGCAGACTCCACGAATACGGCGCCGTACGACGGGAGTTCCTCACCGGGACCGCGCCCACCAGCATGACCTTCGAGGCCGCCCGCCTCTTCAAGCCTGACGCCCTCGTGGAGGTGGAGGTCGTCGCGGCGGTCAGCCCTCGCCCGGCGGGGAGTCCGACGGGGAGCCCGACAGGGAGTCCGGCGGGGGATTCTCGCCCAGCAGCGTAA